TACCGGACGGACGGAAGCGGATGACCACGATCAGCACGATGGCATACATCAGCATGTTGATGCCGGGCAGGATGGCGGCAAAGTTTGCACGCAGCAGTTCGCTCAGCGGGATCATGATGAGGCCGCCGATCAGCGGGCCTTCGATGTAGGCGGCGCCGCCCACGACTGCCGGCAGCACGATCTCAGTGGACTTGGACTGGATCATAATATCGGGGTCGATGTAGCGGATGTAGCTGACGTAGAAGAAGCCGACCAGACCGGCAATGATAGCCGAAATGACAACGGCAATGACCTTGTACTTGGTGGGGTTGATGCCGATGGCGGCGGCTGCGTCCTCATCCTCGCGGATGGTGCGCAGCGCAAAGCCCAGCTTGGAGCGGCCGATCTTCTTCATGATGAGGTAAACGCCCACCATCATGATGAAGCCGATGTAGTAGTACGGCACCTTGCTGGTAAAGCGGAACTGCGCAAAAGAGTCCTTGCCGAAGGGCAGGCCCACACCGGATGCGCGGCCGAAGAACTCCGAGTTGATGATGAACTGACGGATGGACTCGGCAAACGCGATGGACACCAGCGTGAAGTAGGGGCCGCGCAGGATCAGGCTGGGGAAGAAGATGACACCGGCCACAACGCCCACAACGAGCATATCCAGCACAGCGGCCACCCAGGGGTTCATGCCCGTCTTTGTGACCACCAGACAGCACACATAAGCACCCAGACCCATGTAAGCGGCCAGACCCAGCGAGTTCTGGCCGGTGATGCCGCCCAGAATGTTCCACGCCATGGACAGGGTGGACATATAGAAGGTGAGAACGAAAATGTTGATGATGTAAGGTTTATCCACGACCAGCGGGATCGCTGCGAAGATGGCGACGATGATAGCCAGAACGATCGCCAGATTGCGGTGATAGGTTTTAACTGCTTTTCTGGTATCCATCTTATCGCCTCCTCAGAATCATGACCTGACGCACGACCAGAATGATGATGAAGGTGACGAACACGATCATATCACTGTAGGACGGGCTGATGAACAATGCACTCATCTGCTCCAGCAGGCCCAGGAAAATACCGGCGAAGAATGCGCCGGGGATGGAGCCCAGACCGCCCACGACCACGACGATCAGTGCGCGGAAGCCGAAGCTTGCGCCTGCGGTGGGATAGATGGTGTAGAACTGGGTCAGCAGAGAGCCGGCGATACCGGCCAGAGCAACGCCCAGACCATAGGTCAGGATGTAAATTTTCTTGACGTTGATGCCCACGACCTCAGCACCAATGGGGTTCTGGGATACGGCGCGGATCTGCTTGCCGGTGGTGGAATACTTGAGGAAGGCAAACAGTGCAATGGCAACCACGATCAAGATCAGGAAGCTGACCAGACGCGGCAGCGCAATGGTGACCGGGCCAAGCGGGATATAGGTCTGCGAATAAGGGGTAATGATCTTATAATAGGTGGAACCAAAGATGACCAGAGCGCCGTTGGTGAGCAGCAGGCCCAGACCGACGGTGAGGAACAGCAGGTTCGTAAAGCTCTTGGTCTTGAGCGAAGGGGTGATCAGAGTGGACTGGATCAGCGCACCCAGACCGAACATGAGCACTGCAACGATGGGAAGGGCTACATAGGGGTCCACCCCAAAGTAGGTATACAGAACATAGGTGATGTACATGCCCACCATCAACATTTCGCCGTGGCAGAAGTTGACGATGTTCATAACACCGAAAATGATGTTCTGGCCCATACCCATCAGGGAGTAGAAACCGCCCAGCAGGATCCCGTTTACCAGTGCTTGCAAAAAGACTTCCATTGACATCCTCCCGTTCTAAGCATCAGGCGATGGGAACAGATGATGCAAAAACTGCACGCTGCATCCGCCACCGGCCCGTACTCGTGATTGAAAACCGCCCTTGTGGACTCCATTTCCTCCCTTCTGCTCGTACAATTGGTATATCATCTGTATTGTAACGTAAGTGCAGCCTGTATACAAGATATTATTTCTACCAAACTTTGTCATGAATTTATATGGAAAGTGCTAGAATATTCCAGAGTTTTTGGTGTGCAAGCCAATTTACGCAGTTAAAAATGGAGGATTGATGTCTCATTGACATAATTTTGTTACTATTTCAGGCCGGAAATTTACGGAAAATGCAGAAAAACCCGGCAGAAGAGCACCTGAACGTGTTCCCCTGCCGGGCTTTTTATCCATAAAATGGCATGTGGTATTCAAGATGAAGGCGCGCCGCCGCCCTGTTTCCGCCGCTGGCGGCGGTCAGCTCAGCTGCAATTCCCGTGCGGGTCAAATTAAAAATCCCCCGAGCGAATGCAGCGGCCGCAACCACATTAGACATTCCTACAGGATGGGACTTGCAACAACGACGACCGCGGCCAGTGGCCGATGCAGGGAGGAGTTGTTGGGGCAGCGGCCAGCAAGACGCAAGTGCCGCCCAAGGCACGCGCGGATGCTGGGAGCCGCAACCCGGAGCACTAAAAAAGAGCCCACTGGGCTCTTTTTTGCCGCCTGCGGGCGGCCGTGTTCCTTCGATTCCTCGTACGGGTTGCATGAAACAGCCACCACATTAGACATTCCTACAGGATGGGACCCGAACACTAAAAAAGAGCCCACTGGGCTCTTTTTTGCCGCCTGCGGGCGGCCGTGTTCCTTCGATTCCTCGTACGGGTTGCATGAAAAAATCCCTGATCCTAAGATCAGGGATTTTATTCATGACCCGTACGGGAATCGAACCCATGTTACAGCCGTGAAAGGGCCGTGTCTTAACCGCTTGACCAACGGGCCTTAGAAATACAGAGCTTCGCTAAAACCTCCGACTTCCATCGTCCACTACTGCAGACGACCGTCCCCCTAACCTTAGCGAAACTCTGTAAAAGTGGTAGCGGTAACTGGATTTGAACCGGTGACACTTCGGGTATGAACCGAATGCTCTAGCCAACTGAGCTATACCGCCACATATTGTTTGTGCACTTGAACAGTGCTCTATTATTATACCCACAGATACCCCTTTTGTCAACACATATTTTTAAAAAAATCATATTTTTTCGTGTCGTCCAAAATACAAACGGAGATACGTAAAAATCCCGCTTTCCATTGAATAGAAAGCGGGATTTTTCAACCATTTATCCGAGCCTTGTGGAAAAGCCGGTCAATTCTTCAGCCCTTCTTGTGGGTGGGGACCATGACCTTCAGGCCGCCCATATACGGCTGCAGCACTTCGGGGATGGTCACGGTGCCGTCGGCCTGCAGATGGTTCTCCAGGAAGGCGATCAGCATACGCGGAGGTGCCACGCAGGTGTTGTTCAGGGTGTGGGCCAGATAGGTCTTGCCGTCCTTGCCCTTCACGCGGATGTGCAGGCGGCGTGCCTGTGCATCGCCCAGGTTGGAGCAGGAGCAGACCTCGAAGTACTTCTGCTGGCGGGGGCTCCATGCTTCGATATCGCAGCTCTTCACCTTCAGGTCGGCCAGGTCGCCGGAGCAGCAGTTCAGCTGACGCACCGGGATCTCCATGCTGCGGAACAGCTCCACAGAGTTCTTCCACAGCTTCTCGTACCAGTCAGCGCTCTCGTCGGGGCGGCAGACCACGATCATTTCCTGCTTCTCGAACTGATGGATGCGGTAAATGCCGCGCTCCTCGATGCCGTGAGCGCCCTTTTCCTTGCGGAAGCAGGGGCTGTAGGAGGTCAGGGTCAGGGGCAGAGTGGCCTCGTCCAGAGTCTGGTCGATGAAGCGGCCGATCATGGTGTGCTCGCTGGTACCGATCAGGTACAGGTCCTCACCCTCGATCTTATACATCATGGCATCCATTTCCGGGAAGGACATGACACCCTGCACCACGTTGCCGTGCATCATGAAGGGAGGGATCACATAGGTGAAGCCCTTGTTGATCATAAAGTCGCGGGCATAGGCCAGCACAGCCTCGTGCAGGCGGGCGATGTTGCCCAGCAGATAGTAGAAACCGTTGCCGGCCACGCGGCCTGCAGCGTCCATATCGATGCCGTCGAAGCTCTCCATGATCTCGGTGTGGTACGGAATGGGGAAATCGGGCACCACAGGCTCACCAAAGCGCTGTGCTTCCACGTTGTAGGTATCATCCGGGCCGATGGGCACGCTGGGATCGATCATCTGCGGAATGGTGTACATGATCTCCTGAATGCGTGCGGACAGGGTCTCTTCTTCCTTTTCCAGCTCAGCCATCTTGTCGGCGTCGGCCTTGACGGCGGCATTGTTGGCATCGATCTGAGCCTGCAGCTCAGCCTTCTGTGCCTCATCAGTGCACTTCTTCAGCTGGCCGAACAGGGGGCCGTTGGCCTTGCTCAGCTTGTTGCGGGCAGCCTTGAGGGCTTCCACTTCCTTCAGGCATGCGCGGTACTTGGCATCCTTCTCGATGACCTCGTCCACCAGCGGCAGCTTTGCGTCCTGGAACTTCTTCTTGATGTTTTCCTTGACAGCGTCCGGGTTTTCACGGACAAATTTGATATCAAGCATGATTGACTCTCCTTGCTCTATTTCGGTTCGCACAGAAGATCCCCTCCCCTGTGCCGTTCAAAGACGGTCGCCCGCCTTGGATCGCTTTATTCTTCGTTCTGGTACTGTCCCAGCAGGTTGGCAAAGGCCCGCAGCTGCTCGTCTGAATAGAAATGCACGGTCAGCTTGCCCTTGCCGTCGTGGTAGGCCACGTTCACCTCGCTGCCCAGCACCTGCTTGAGACTTTCTTCCACCTCCACCGGCAGAGTGCCCCGCGGCTTGGGTTCTCTGGGCTCCTTTGCGGGCTTTGCCAGCTTTTTGCACAGCGTCTCGGCCTGACGCACGTTCAGCTGGTTGTCCGCAATGATCTGCGCCGCCTGCTCCTGCAGCTCCGGTGTGGGCAGGCTCAGGATCACCTTTGCGTGGCCGATATTGATAAAGCCGCTTTTCAGCAGTTCCAGCACGTTTTCCGGCAGGTTCAGCAGGCGCAGGCTGTTGGCCAGTGCGCTGCGGCTCTTGCCCAGCTTCTGTGCCGCCTGCTCCTGCGTCAGGCCGCAGCGGGTCATCAGCTCCCGGATGCCGGTTGCTTCTTCCACCGGGTCCAGATCCTCGCGCTGCAGATTTTCCACCAGAGCCAGCTCCATGGCCTGCTCGTCGCTGACCTCCTTAATGACCACCGGCACATCGTTCAGCCCTGCCATGCGGCAGGCACGCCAGCGGCGCTCACCCGCCACGATGCTGTAGCCGCCGCGCGGGCGCGGACGCACCGCGATGGGCTGCAGCAGACCATGCTCTGCAATGCTGGCCGCCAGCTCGCCCAGCGCCTGTTCGTCAAAGGTCTTGCGCGGCTGTTCCGGGTCCGGTTCGATCTCACGCAGAGGCAAGGTGTCTACCTTTGCTCCGGACTCAAAAACCGGGGCGGCATCTTCAAACAGACTGTCCAGCCCGCGGCCAAGTCCTCCTTTTCCTCTTGCCATTCATGTTCCCCCTGAGGTTTAATCTTCCAGAGCATTTTTCGTCTGCTCTGCGACGGGTGCACTTTTTCTGTGGGCCTTTTTGGGCTCGTGCGGGCGGTTGTTCTTGACAAATTCGATTGCCAGATCCATGTATGCTTCGCTGCCCTTGCCCTTGGGCTCATAGAAATTGATGGGCTGGCCGTAGCTGGGTGCCTCCGAAATGCGGATGGAGCGCGGGATGGTGGTCTTGTACACCTTGGAGCCGAAATACTTCTGCACCTGCTCCACCACCTGCACGGTCAGGTTATACCGCAGCGAGAACATGGTGAACACCACGCCCTCGATATCCAGATACGGATTGTACTTTTTGCGAATGGTCTTTAAGGTGCTGATCAGCTCCGAAAGACCCTCCAGCGCGTAATACTCACACTGCACCGGAATGAGAACGCTGTCGCAGGCACTCAGGCCGTTCAGGGTGAGCAGGTCCAGACTGGGCGGACAATCGATAAAGATGAAGTCATAGTCCTTCTGCACCTCGGCCAGCGCCTTGCGCAGGCGGCTCTCACGAGCGGGCAGGTCGATCATTTCCAGACTGGCACCGGCCAGACGGGTGTTGGAGCCGATGACATCGGTGCGGTACTCGGTCTTACGGATGGCCTCGGATGCCCGCGCCTCACCGATCAGGATCTCGTAGGTTCCCTTTTCCACGCTGCGCTTCGGGATGCCGTAGCCGGTGGTGGTATTGCCCTGCGGATCAAGGTCTACGATGAGCACCCGCTTGCCCAGCGCCGCAACGCAGGACGACAGGTTGACGGCGGTGGTTGTTTTGCCAACGCCGCCCTTCTGGTTCGCAATTGCTACAATTTTTGCCACGCACAATTCTTCCTTCCGGGAAAATTTAATTGTTCCATGTGGAACATTCGCAGTCATGCCCGCCGGTTTCCCGTCCATACAGGCACCTTAACACCTAGTATAGCACATCCAAATCGGTTTTTGAACCATCTGAAGCGTTTTTCCGCTGGATTTTTAACTTTTAGAGGTGGGAAAATCAAAAACTGCACTGTTTCGGGAGACAAAACAAACGATTTTGAATGCGCGCCGGGAAGCTGGCTAGCCCTCTCAGTCAAGCCCTGTCGGGCTTGCCACCTCCCTCATAAGGGAGGCTTTGGCAGTACGGTAAAGTTTCTGGGCAGACCACAAAGCTTGCGGTTTCGCCAGAGGCTCCCTCTTTGAGGGAACTGTCGCGCAGCGACTGAGGGGCTTCCAATCGGCGGAACACAAAAAATCCTTTAGCGAAGCGACTTGGATTTTTTGTATGGAGCCCAACAGCTTTGGGGTTACTAGGGGCGAGCAGCCCCTAGTTCGTGCCTCCCGCGCCTCGAAAGTAGCGGGTGCTTTTCTGGTTCTCTTTTGGCACGCAAAAGAGAACGTACCCGGCGGCAATGCTTTAGCAAAAGGCATGAAACTTTAAACACGCGACTACGCTCTGCACGGGAGTTTCCTGTTCCACATGGAACAATTTTACCGTTCGGCGGCGGTGGTTGGGATGCGCACCGTATATTCGATATACCCGTCCTTCTCCTCCCGGTGGGCAGTGGCGGGCACACCATTATCGGTCATCAGACGGATGGCATGGTCGATGGTGTTCACAAAAATACGCACATCCTTGACCATCGAGATGCGGTGCCTGCCTTTTGCAGGGGTGTTGAGCAGCTGTTCAATGTAGAGGTCGGTCTGCCGGGCGTTCATGCGGCGCTTGGCAATGTTGATCAATGCTTCACTGCGGCGGTTCTCCGGCAGACGCAGCACCGCCCGGGCATGGCGCTCGGTGAGGCTGTTGTCCAGCACGAACTGCCGCTGGTCGGCGTTCAGCTGCAAAAGCCGCAGCTTGTTGGCAAGGGTGGGCTGCGCCATGCCCAGACGCTTGGCGGCTTCGGCCTGGGTGCAGTCCCACAGCACCATCACATCCTTTAAGCCCTGCGCCTGCTCAAAGGGGTTCAGGTCGGCCCGCTGGATGTTTTCCAGCAGACCCAGCGCGGCGGTGCGCTCATCGTCGTAATCACAGAGGATGGCAGGGATGGTGTTCATTTTAGCAAGGCGGCAGGCACGGAGCCGCCGCTCCCCGGCTACCAGCTCGTAGCCTCCATCCGACACTTTTCGCACCGAGATGGGCTGCAGCAGACCATTTTCACGGATGCTCTGGGCCAGCGCAGCCAGCTCCTGCTCGCTGAACTCCCGCCGTGCCTGAAACGGTGACGGCCTGATCTGATCGATGGGCAGGAAATAAATCTTGCCCGCCTGCTTTTTGCGTTCAAACATGGATACACGGCTCCTTTCGCGTGGTGGATGGGTTTTGTTTTTCACATTTTCCCGGGAAAGCGTGGAAAACTCAGGCTTCAGGCACAGTGTATCACACAAATAAAAACCCTGCCAGAAGTTTCGTTCGGCAGGGTTTTACAAAATTCTATCGATATTTCGTTATTTCAACGGGCTTTTCGCAATTTTTCCGCCGTTTCTGGGGTAGGCTGTCGGAGTCTGCGAAATCTTTTTGCACAGGATCAGGGTGCGGGTGTCGCCGCCCGGAAGGTGCAGAGTGCGGGTCTCTTTGTACTCGCCGCCCAGCTTTTTGATGGCACCGCGCGCTGCGGCCAGTTCTTCCTCACCGGAAGAGCCCTTCATGGCAAGGAAGTTTCCGCCTACCTTTACCAGCGGCAGGCAGTATTCGGCCAGCATGGGCAGCGCAGCCACAGCCCGGGCAGATGCCAGATCAAACTGTTCACGCCACGCCTTGCGGGCGGCTTCCTCGGCGCGCTCCTTTGCAAACTCCACGCCGGTCAAACCCAGCTGGGCACAGGCGTACTTCAAAAACTCCACCCGCTTGCCGGTGGGCTCCATCAGGGTCAGCTCCAGTTCCGGCTTGTAGATTTTGGTCACGATGCCCGGGAAGCCTGCGCCTGCGCCCACATCCACCATGCGGCCCGCCACTTCCGGCTGGCTGGCAAACAGCAGGCTGTCGAGGAAGTGCTTATCCTCGATCCCCTCGGGGTCGGTGATAGCGGTCAGGTTGACCTTCTGGTTGTAGTCCACCAGAATTTCGGCAAAGGCATCCAGCTGGTCCAGCTGGGTGCCGGTGAGAGTGATGTTCCATGTGGAACATTTTGCTTCAAGGCGCGGTTTATCGATCATACGCAGGTTTTCCTTTCTGTTATTCGCCGGTCAAGTGAACAAAGATCGGCTCGTGATGCACGGCAGGCAGGAAAGTTTCCAGCACATCTGCCGTTCGCAGCTTGAGCGAGGAGGTGTTGATGCAGGGGTGGCAGCCGAGGTACTCCCCTGCCTTTATGTCCTCATCCATCAGCAGCTGCACCTTATTTTCAGCATCATTGGCAAGGCCCATAATGGAGGAGGAGCCGGGCGTGCAGTCCAGATACTGCTCCATATCCTCGGGCGAGGCAAAGCTCAGGCGGGCAATGCCCAGCTGATGGGAAAGCTCTTTGGTTTTGAAGGGCTTGTCCCCGGGCATCATGAGCAGATAGAAGTTCGTCTTCTGCCGGTTGCACAGGAACAGGTTCTTGCAGACGGTGGCATTCAGGCAGGCATCGATCACATGGCAGTCCTCCATGGTGTCGGCCTTCATCCAGCCGTGGTCGGTGCGCCAGAATTGGATGCCCAGCTTGTCCAGCAGGTCATAGGTACGGATCTCTTTTTCCAGCCGCCCGGTGCAGTCGGCAGGACGGCCCTCGTAAAGCTTCAGTTCTTCCATTTTATTTTCCTCTCGCTGCCAGTGCAATGCTCAGCTGCGCCACATCGGAGGGCGATACGCCCGGGATGCGCCCCGCCTGACCGAGGTTCTTCGGCCGGATGCGGGCCAGCTTTTCGCGGGCTTCCAGCGTCAGGCCGGTCAGGTCGGAATATTCAAAATCATCCGGGATCAGGGTCTTTTCGTGCCGGGCCACGTCCCGGATCATCCGATCCTGCCGGGCAATGTAGCCCGCATACTTGATCTCGGTCTCCAGCCGTTCGGCCAGCATGGGGGTGATCTGCTCGCCCCAGCCGATGACACCGGCCAGCAGCGGATAGCTGATCTCCGGGCGGCGCAGCAGCTCTTCCGCAATGCCGCCCTCGGCAGCAGGGGCAAGACCGGCCGCTTCCATGGCGGTGCGCAGGTCTGCGGTGCGCAGATGCGTCTCGTGCAGGCGGCGGCGCTCCGCTTCCAGAATGCTCTGGGTGTGCTGGTACTTGGCCCAGCGGTCATCCTGCACAAGGCCGTATTCCCTGCCGATGGGGGTCAGCCGCTGGTCAGCGTTGTCCTGACGCAGGGTCAGGCGGTACTCGCTGCGGCTGGTCATCATGCGGTAGGGGTCCATGACCCCTTTGGTGACCAGATCGTCCACCAGCGTGCCCAGATAGCTGGTGTGGCGCGGCAGAATGAGCTGCTCTTTGCCCAGCGCATTGCGGGCGGCGTTCAGTCCGGCCAGCAGGCCCTGGGCGGCGGCTTCCTCGTAGCCGGAGGTGCCGTTGAACTGACCCGCACCGTACAGTCCCCGTACCACCTTGCTTTCCAGCGTGGCTTCCAGACTGGTGGGGTCCACGCAGTCGTACTCGATGGCGTAGGCCGGGCGCATGATCTCGATGTGTTCAAACCCTTTGATGCTGCGGTAGAAGGCGTTCTGCACATCCTCCGGCAGGCTGCTGGAGGCTCCCTGCAGATACATCTCTTCGGTGTTCTCGCCGCAGGGTTCCACAAAAATGGGGTGGCGGTCCTTGCCCGCAAAGCGCACCACCTTATCCTCAATGGAGGGGCAGTAGCGCGGGCCAACACCCTCGATCATGCCGCCATAGAGCGGGCTGCGCTGGATGTTATCCAGAATGATCCTGTGGGTCTCGGGGTTGGTGTAGGCGATCCAGCACTCCACCTTGTTGTGCATGGGTGCATCGGTCATAAAGCTGAAGGGCTGTAGCTCATTGTCCGGATCGCCGGGCTGGCATTCCAGCTTGGAAAAATCGATGCTGCGGCGGTGCACCCGGGCAGGGGTGCCGGTCTTGAACCGGCGCAGCGGCAGCCCGGCAGCCTTCAGGCTGTCGGTCAGGGCGTTAGCGGCGTGCATCCCGTCCGGGCCGGAGGCGTACCACGCATCGCCCACAAAAATTTTGCCGCCAAGGTTCGTGCCGGTGGCAATGACCACGCACTTGGCGCTGTATTCCCCGTTCAGCTGGGTCACAACGCCCTTCACACGGCCGTTCTCGGTCTCGATGCTCACAACCTCAGCCTGATGGATGGCAAGGCCGGGCGTGAGTTCCAATGCATGCTTCATATATTCATGGTAGCGCTTGCGGTCGGTCTGCACACGCAGGGCGTGCACCGCCGGGCCTTTGCCCTTGTTGAGCATCCGGCTCTGCAGATAGGTGGCATCTGCAGCAAGGCCCATCACGCCGCCAAGCGCATCCAATTCACGTACCAGCGTGCCTTTTGCCGTGCCGCCAATGCTGGGGTTGCAGGGCATGTTGCCAATGGCATCCAGACTCATGGTAAACACGGCCGTTCTCGCGCCCAGCGTTGCGGCGGCGTGAGCTGCCTCGATACCAGCGTGGCCGGCACCGATGACGATAACGTCATAATCTCCTAAGTGGTTCATATACTTTCGGGTTTCCTCTAACAAATGATTTAAAATGCCCTCCGTTTCACTCTGGGCATATTCAGCGGAAATACTATTTATATTTTGTAAATTGGAAAAATCTGCGGATTTTTCCAATTTACTTTTTCACAAAAAGGGGTCATAACGGGAAACGGCAGCTGCCGCGCTGGTTTCCTGCGGAAACGATTGCGTGGCGGGCAAGCATCCTAGCCCTCTCCGTCATGGCTTACGCCATGCCACCTCTCCCAAAGGGAGAGGCCTTGGCAAAGAGATGAAGTTTGCGTGGACTGCCAAAGGCTCTCCCTTTGAGCTGGCGCGTTAGCGCCTGAGAGGGCTAGGATGCTTGCCTGGGAGCAAACTCCCCCCTTCGCAGGATCACTTTCCCACGCAGAAACGTTCAAACACCTGTTCGATCACAGCTTCCGAGGCGTTCTCACCGGTCAGGTCGCACAGGGCGGCCAGTGCGTCGTCCACACAGACGGAAACGGCATCCAGCCCAAAGCCGCCTGCGGCAGCATCCAGTGCACCGGCCACAGCGTCCCGCGCACGCAGTGCGGCGGAAAGCTGACGCTGGCCGGACAGACTGGCGGCATGGGGGTCGATCTGGCTGGTACCCAGCAGGCGGGCCACCGCAGCGGAGATCACCTTGCGGCTCTCCTCTTCCTGACAGCACACCGGCAGCACCATGGCAAAGCAGGGTGCTATCCACTCTGCGTCAAATTGTGTCGGTTTATCCTCTTTGTTGATAAGTGCAATGGCTGGACGGCCTGTGCAACGCTGTGCAAGCTCCAGATCTTCCCGCGTGGGCGGCTCAGAGCCATCGAACACAGCCAGGATCAGGCCTGCCTCCTCCAGCTTTTTCCAGCTGCGGCGGATGCCCTCGGCTTCAATGGCATCTTCGGTCTCGCGCAGACCGGCGGTATCGAACAGATTCAGCTGGATATCCCCCAGCTGTACCGCCTGTTCCACCACGTCACGGGTGGTGCCAGCCACCGGCGTGACGATGGCCCTGTCGAACCCGGCCAGCAGGTTGAGCAGTGTGGATTTGCCCGCATTTGGTCTGCCCACAATGGCGCAGTCCACACCTTCGCGCAGGACGGTATCCGCCTGATAATTATGGATCAACTCGTCCAGCTCTGCCTTTACCCCACTCAGTACGCGGTGCAGATGGTCACCATCCAGCTCCGGCACATCTTCTTCGGGAAAATCCACCCATGCGGCAAGGTGAGCCTGAATGGCGGTAAGCGCTTCCTTCTGGGCACTGATCTTCTTTGCCAGCGCACCGCCCAGCGCGGCATTGGCCAGCGCGGCACCCTGACGGCCATCCGCCGAGATCAGGTCCATGACCGCTTCGGCCTGCGTCAGACCCAGCTTGCCGTTCAGGAACGCGCGGCGGGTGTACTCGCCGGGCGCGGCAGGCTGCGCACCGGCAGCAAGACAGGCTTCCACCAGACGGCGGGCCACGGCGCTGCCGCCATGGCAGGAAAGCTCCACCACGTCCTCGCCGGTATAGCTGTGGGGCGCGCGAAAAAACAGGGCCACCCCTCATCAAAGGCTTCGTCCCCTTCCCGGAATGTGCCGTACATGGCGGTGTAGCCTTTGGCATCCTCCACCTTTTTTGCGGCGTTGGCCGGGCGGAACACCCGGGCTGCTATGGGATAGCTCTCCGCACCGGAGAGCCGCACGACGGCAATGCCGCCTGCGCCCGGTGCTGTTGCAATGGCTGCAATGGTCGTTTCCTGCATGGTTTTTTCTGGCTTCCTTTCCGCGCCCGGTCTGGCCGCTTGCTCCCATCTGCCCACAGCAGCGAGACCAATACAGTTTCATTGTACCACGAAATGCTGCGGAATGGTACTGTTTTTTCAACCAATTCCCGGGAAACGGTTGAAAATCCGCCCGTTTCTCACACAAAAAAGGGGCTTTCCGTCCCAACACGGAAAGCCCCTTTTTACAAGAAACTGTTTTTTAGAACTTGGCGATATCCGCCGTGGTGATGGCCTTGCCAGGCAGCGTGCGTGCATCGGCATTCTCATTCAGGGCCAGCTTGCCCTCGCGCAGCAGCTGCACAGCCTTCTGGTGATCGGCAGCCTTCCAGTTGTTGCCCACGATCTTCCAGTTGTTGTTCACGTGCGGCTCAATGGTGCCGCCCTTCACGGTGCGGATGTACTCGCCCAGCAGCTCGCGGATGCCGCCCACGTCGCCACGCA
Above is a genomic segment from Faecalibacterium taiwanense containing:
- the mnmG gene encoding tRNA uridine-5-carboxymethylaminomethyl(34) synthesis enzyme MnmG; this translates as MNHLGDYDVIVIGAGHAGIEAAHAAATLGARTAVFTMSLDAIGNMPCNPSIGGTAKGTLVRELDALGGVMGLAADATYLQSRMLNKGKGPAVHALRVQTDRKRYHEYMKHALELTPGLAIHQAEVVSIETENGRVKGVVTQLNGEYSAKCVVIATGTNLGGKIFVGDAWYASGPDGMHAANALTDSLKAAGLPLRRFKTGTPARVHRRSIDFSKLECQPGDPDNELQPFSFMTDAPMHNKVECWIAYTNPETHRIILDNIQRSPLYGGMIEGVGPRYCPSIEDKVVRFAGKDRHPIFVEPCGENTEEMYLQGASSSLPEDVQNAFYRSIKGFEHIEIMRPAYAIEYDCVDPTSLEATLESKVVRGLYGAGQFNGTSGYEEAAAQGLLAGLNAARNALGKEQLILPRHTSYLGTLVDDLVTKGVMDPYRMMTSRSEYRLTLRQDNADQRLTPIGREYGLVQDDRWAKYQHTQSILEAERRRLHETHLRTADLRTAMEAAGLAPAAEGGIAEELLRRPEISYPLLAGVIGWGEQITPMLAERLETEIKYAGYIARQDRMIRDVARHEKTLIPDDFEYSDLTGLTLEAREKLARIRPKNLGQAGRIPGVSPSDVAQLSIALAARGK
- a CDS encoding prolyl-tRNA synthetase associated domain-containing protein encodes the protein MEELKLYEGRPADCTGRLEKEIRTYDLLDKLGIQFWRTDHGWMKADTMEDCHVIDACLNATVCKNLFLCNRQKTNFYLLMMPGDKPFKTKELSHQLGIARLSFASPEDMEQYLDCTPGSSSIMGLANDAENKVQLLMDEDIKAGEYLGCHPCINTSSLKLRTADVLETFLPAVHHEPIFVHLTGE